Proteins encoded within one genomic window of Episyrphus balteatus chromosome 1, idEpiBalt1.1, whole genome shotgun sequence:
- the LOC129906565 gene encoding translocation protein SEC62 produces the protein MSEKKKSRRRKDEYIGPGEQDTDQPTKQEYKIAKWLRSNVKTKKTKFLSHNVEYFTANKAVDALMKSKFAIGEDSLFPTREHAITMLDTMLEHKFFHRAKKVPVCIDELRSGKSSKPKDTSSKDVKEPTDEKLKNEKAEKGSGVEKVTDAENGNAEVGTPTDELQGKEKRKRKIRLDMHPEQVFVDGSEAYVWIYDPIPIHYWIYGLILLLGAIVICLFPLWPLVLRKGVYYLSVAAAGFLVFILALTVIRLVIFTLVWVVTAAKWHFWIFPNLTEDVGFFASFWPLYESKYVSDQIKGKNDKKLKKKKKERDSDDGEDAAGDVPPLEPEIIEQIKENDAEMLLRQRKTNISNGAENSGGESSDCQQDISNSKGTRTSSEESDGSELAGKDYEIINPGDVPIVN, from the exons ATGTccgaaaaaaagaaatcaagacGTCGTAAGGAT gaatataTTGGACCTGGCGAACAAGATACTGACCAACCAACAAAACAGGAGTATAAAATTGCTAAATGGCTTCGCAGCAATGTAAagactaaaaaaacaaaatttcttagtCACAATGTTGAGTATTTTACAGCAAATAAAGCTGTCGACGCATTGATGAAATCAAAATTCGCAATTGGCGAAGACTCACTGTTTCCCACACGAGAACATGCTATTACAATGCTCGACACTATGTTGGAGCACAAATTTTTCCATCGTGCAAAAAAAGTTCCAGTTTGCATTGATGAGCTTCGTTCGGGAAAATCTTCAAAACCAAAGGATACGTCAAGTAAGGACGTAAAAGAACCAACAGATGAAAAACTGAAGAATGAGAAGGCAGAGAAGGGCTCTGGCGTAGAAAAAGTAACTGATGCAGAAAATGGCAACGCAGAAGTTGGAACACCCACTGACGAACTCCAAGGAAAAGAAAAGCGTAAGAGAAAAATTCGTCTGGATATGCATCCTGAACAAGTATTTGTGGATGGTTCCGAGGCATATGTTTGGATATATGACCCTATCCCAATTCATTATTGGATTTATGGCTTAATATTATTGCTTGGAGCTATTGTGATATGTCTATTTCCATTATGGCCGCTAGTTTTGCGCAAAGGTGTATACTATTTAAGTGTAGCGGCCGCAGGATTCCTCGTTTTCATTCTGGCATTAACAGTTATAAGGCTTGTCATATTCACTCTGGTGTGGGTCGTTACAGCCGCAAAatggcatttctggattttcCCAAATCTTACAGAAGATGTTGGATTCTTTGCGTCTTTCTGGCCTTTATATGaa agcaAATACGTTTCGGATCAAATCAAgggaaaaaatgataaaaaacttaaaaagaagaaaaaagaaagagataGTGATGATGGTGAGGATGCAGCTGGAGATGTTCCCCCATTAGAGCCTGAGATAATTgaacaaattaaagaaaatgatGCTGAAATGTTGCTAAGGCAAAGAAAAACGAACATCAGTAATGGTGCTGAAAATAGCGGTGGTGAAAGCAGTGATTGTCAACAGGATATTTCGAATTCGAAAGG cacGCGAACATCATCGGAAGAAAGTGATGGCTCAGAATTAGCGGGTAAAGACTATGAAATTATAAATCCTGGTGACGTTCCGATTGTCAACTAG
- the LOC129906575 gene encoding SUZ domain-containing protein 1, with protein sequence MSNGDDVLDNWEEIDEAGLDSKLNQINKNRKEPSNQDQEKKQNMSNLAMSFHNSIPMMMVMQQTENEYKSSNYTTEAMPTVKILRRPVQHSSVSSRNNGVRPKQPIKTLQQREQEYAEARLRILGSAKNPEDEVETSSHGAVELLDTAISLPNPGQHSNSPKSFSVQADAGGVKDESNYIASTSSMMVGCINMRHNQNVLRMPRGPDGTSGFQMPR encoded by the exons ATGTCCAATGGTGATGATGTACTAGACAACTGGGAAGAAATCGACGAGGCTGGG CTTGACAGCAAATTAaaccaaattaacaaaaatcgtAAGGAACCTAGTAACCAAGATCAAGAGAAGAAACAAAACATGAGCAATTTGGCAATGTCCTTCCATAATAGTATTCCCATGATGATGGTTATGCAACAAACAGAGAATGAATACAAATCATCTAACTATACAACGGAAGCGATGCCGACTGTAAAAATCCTTAGAAGACCCGTGCAACACAGCTCTGTTTCAAGCAGAAATAATGGTGTACGGCCTAAACAACCTATTAAAACTCTTCAACAGCGCGAACAGGAATATGCAGAAGCAAGACTGAGGATTTTAGGTTCTGCCAAAAATCCTGAAGATGAAGTGGA aACATCTTCCCATGGCGCAGTTGAGTTATTGGATACCGCCATATCACTACCAAACCCAGGGCAACATTCTAATTCTCCCAAAAGTTTTTCTGTGCAAGCTGATGCTGGTGGTGTTAAAGACGAATCCAACTACATTGCCTCAACTTCGTCGATGATGGTTGGATGTATAAACATGCGGCACAACCAGAATGTCTTACGGATGCCTAGAGGTCCAGATGGGACGAGTGGATTTCAGATGCCGCGGTAG
- the LOC129906570 gene encoding geranylgeranyl transferase type-2 subunit beta, with the protein MPLFVNDVEMSSESKDLFYEKHVEYIANHGNDQNDFEYCITEFLRMSGIYWGVTALDTMNQLSRLDKKSIVEFIKKCQCPTTGGISACEGHDPHILYSLSAVQILCIYDCINEIDCDALARYVTSLQQPDGSFFGDKWGEADTRFSFCAVAILTLINRMDAIKLPKAIDFVLSCCNADGGFGSKPFAESHAGLIYCCVGFFSITQQLHRLDCDKLSWWLCERQLPSGGLNGRPEKLPDVCYSWWVLASLNIMGRLHWISSEKLKSFILSCQDSETGGFSDRTGNLPDIFHTLFGLGALSLLGYPNLQKINPTFCMPQHVLDRLNVNGQIWCP; encoded by the coding sequence ATGCCGTTGTTTGTCAATGACGTGGAGATGAGCTCCGAATCAAAGGACCTTTTCTATGAAAAACACGTCGAATATATCGCTAATCATGGAAACGATCAAAATGATTTCGAATATTGCATCACAGAATTCTTACGAATGTCTGGAATCTACTGGGGAGTAACTGCACTCGATACTATGAATCAGCTCTCACGCTTAGATAAAAAGTCTATAGtagaattcattaaaaaatgccAATGTCCTACTACCGGAGGAATATCGGCCTGCGAAGGTCACGATCCTCATATTCTATATTCCTTATCTGCCGTGCAAATACTTTGCATCTACGATTGCATCAACGAAATCGATTGCGACGCTCTGGCTCGTTATGTGACCAGTTTGCAACAGCCCGATGGCAGTTTTTTCGGTGATAAATGGGGAGAAGCCGATACCAGATTTTCATTCTGCGCAGTAGCTATCCTTACACTCATTAATCGTATGGACGCTATCAAGCTACCAAAAGCCATAGACTTTGTGCTCTCTTGTTGCAATGCTGACGGAGGATTTGGATCAAAGCCATTCGCTGAGTCGCATGCTGGACTTATTTATTGTTGCGTTGGTTTCTTTTCGATTACACAGCAATTGCATCGACTAGATTGCGATAAATTGTCATGGTGGTTGTGTGAGAGGCAACTTCCGAGTGGCGGGCTGAATGGTAGGCCAGAAAAACTTCCAGATGTTTGCTATTCGTGGTGGGTGTTGGCATCGTTGAATATAATGGGACGGTTGCATTGGATAAGCTCGGAGAAATTAAAGTCTTTTATACTATCTTGTCAGGATTCGGAGACAGGTGGTTTTAGTGATAGGACGGGGAACCTGCCCGATATATTCCATACTTTGTTTGGACTAGGAGCACTTTCGCTGCTTGGATAtccaaatttgcaaaaaataaatccgACATTCTGTATGCCGCAGCACGTTTTAGATCGTTTGAATGTTAATGGACAAATTTGGTGTCCTTag